In one Sphingomonas sp. S1-29 genomic region, the following are encoded:
- the xylA gene encoding xylose isomerase, whose translation MMSDFFADIPTIKYEGTESTNELAYRYYDKDKVVLGKRMEDHLRFSACFWHTFCWPGSDVFGGGTFNRPWHRGANDSAAAAEKREVAFDFFQKLDIPYYCFHDIDVMADAANVTEHRRYFAEAVDHLEKLQASSGRKLLWGTANLFSHPRFAAGAATNPNPEVYAFSALQVRDALEATHRLGGQNYVLWGGREGYETLLNTDLKRELDNFGRFLSLVVEHKHKIGFKGTILIEPKPHEPTKHQYDFDTATVYGFLKRYGLENEVKVNIEANHATLSGHTFEHEIATAAALGIFGSIDANRGDPQNGWDTDQFPNSVEELTLAMIEIIRAGGFTDGGFNFDAKVRRQSIDPADLFYGHVGGIDVVAKSLLAAAAIIEDGRVDAIKAERYAGWDADIGSTIGGLDLAGIADLAVERDLNPHQVSGQQERIENLINRFL comes from the coding sequence ATGATGTCCGACTTCTTCGCCGACATTCCAACGATCAAGTACGAAGGTACCGAATCGACCAACGAACTGGCCTATCGCTATTACGACAAGGACAAGGTCGTGCTGGGCAAGCGGATGGAAGACCATCTGCGCTTCTCCGCCTGCTTCTGGCACACCTTCTGCTGGCCGGGTTCGGACGTGTTCGGCGGCGGCACCTTCAACCGCCCCTGGCATCGCGGCGCCAACGACAGCGCGGCAGCCGCCGAGAAGCGCGAAGTGGCGTTCGACTTCTTCCAGAAGCTCGACATTCCCTATTATTGCTTCCACGATATCGACGTGATGGCCGATGCGGCGAACGTCACCGAACATCGCCGCTATTTCGCCGAGGCGGTCGATCATCTCGAAAAGCTGCAGGCATCGTCGGGCCGCAAGTTGCTGTGGGGCACCGCCAATTTGTTCAGCCACCCGCGCTTCGCCGCCGGTGCGGCAACCAACCCCAACCCCGAAGTCTATGCCTTCAGCGCGCTGCAGGTTCGCGACGCGCTCGAGGCGACGCATCGGCTGGGTGGCCAGAACTATGTGCTGTGGGGCGGTCGCGAAGGCTATGAGACGCTGCTCAACACCGACCTCAAGCGCGAGCTCGACAATTTCGGGCGCTTCTTGAGCCTGGTGGTCGAGCACAAGCACAAGATCGGCTTCAAGGGCACGATCCTGATCGAACCCAAGCCGCACGAGCCGACCAAGCACCAGTATGATTTCGACACCGCGACGGTGTACGGCTTCCTGAAGCGCTACGGCCTCGAGAACGAAGTGAAGGTCAATATCGAGGCGAACCACGCCACGCTGTCGGGCCACACCTTCGAGCACGAGATCGCGACCGCTGCGGCGCTCGGCATCTTCGGTTCGATCGACGCCAATCGCGGCGATCCGCAAAATGGCTGGGATACCGACCAGTTCCCCAATTCGGTCGAGGAGTTGACGCTCGCGATGATCGAGATCATCCGTGCGGGTGGCTTCACCGATGGCGGCTTCAACTTCGACGCCAAGGTCCGTCGCCAGAGCATCGATCCTGCCGATCTCTTCTATGGTCATGTCGGCGGCATCGACGTCGTCGCCAAGAGCCTGCTGGCAGCCGCGGCGATCATCGAGGACGGCCGCGTCGATGCGATCAAGGCCGAGCGTTATGCCGGCTGGGATGCCGATATCGGCAGCACGATCGGCGGGCTCGACCTGGCCGGTATCGCCGATCTGGCAGTCGAGCGTGACCTGAACCCGCACCAGGTGTCGGGCCAGCAGGAGCGGATCGAGAATTTGATCAACCGCTTCCTCTGA
- a CDS encoding alpha-N-arabinofuranosidase, which yields MKRFHLGLAVSFAALVAAPAALAQQAAGQAPATATLSGDKPGPVMHRNVFGQFAEHLGTGIYEGIWVGGNSRIPNEGGYRRDVLAALKAINVPMVRWPGGCFADEYHWRDGIGPRGKRPVKVNTNWGGVTEDNSFGTHEFMGFVEKLGAEAYVSANLGSAPPAETAQWVEYLTAPAGTSVLAKERGANGRSQPWKVQYLGIGNELWGCGGNMRAEYAADLTNQYSQFAKSTNGPMLKIASGPSDSNYDWTETFMKISGKHINGLALHYYTRPRDKDWSDKGPALGFPEREWASTMAHTLQMEEFITKHSAIMDKYDPEKKVMLAVDEWGTWYDPTPGSNPGFLQQQNSLRDAVVAGLNLNIFAHHADRVKMAAIAQLVNVLQAMLLTDGAKMVKTPTYHVFDMYQPWMDATTLPIEVESPYYHNAEFAMKAVSASAVRDKNGQVHVALVNLDPNRPMPISVAMTGVQATGATGRILTAEAMDAHNSFERPDTLVPVAFDGAQIANGTLSVTLPAKSVVVLALR from the coding sequence CTGAAGCGATTCCATTTAGGGCTAGCCGTATCGTTCGCGGCATTGGTCGCGGCGCCCGCCGCCCTCGCGCAACAAGCCGCGGGTCAGGCCCCCGCCACCGCGACGCTGTCGGGCGACAAGCCGGGCCCGGTGATGCACCGCAACGTCTTCGGCCAGTTCGCCGAGCATCTCGGCACCGGCATCTATGAGGGCATCTGGGTCGGCGGCAATTCGCGTATTCCCAACGAGGGTGGCTATCGCCGCGACGTGCTGGCCGCACTCAAGGCGATCAACGTGCCGATGGTGCGCTGGCCCGGCGGCTGCTTCGCCGACGAATATCACTGGCGCGACGGCATCGGCCCGCGCGGCAAGCGCCCGGTCAAGGTCAACACCAACTGGGGCGGTGTGACCGAGGACAACAGCTTCGGCACGCATGAATTCATGGGCTTCGTCGAGAAGCTGGGGGCCGAAGCCTATGTCTCGGCCAACCTCGGCAGCGCGCCGCCCGCCGAGACTGCGCAATGGGTCGAATACCTCACCGCACCTGCAGGCACGAGCGTGCTCGCCAAGGAGCGCGGCGCCAATGGCCGCTCGCAGCCATGGAAAGTCCAGTATCTCGGCATCGGCAACGAGCTATGGGGCTGCGGCGGCAACATGCGCGCCGAATATGCCGCCGACCTGACCAACCAATATTCGCAATTCGCCAAATCGACCAACGGGCCGATGCTCAAGATCGCCAGCGGGCCCAGCGATTCGAACTATGACTGGACCGAGACCTTCATGAAGATCTCGGGCAAGCACATCAACGGGCTGGCGCTGCATTACTATACCCGCCCGCGCGACAAGGACTGGAGCGACAAGGGCCCGGCACTGGGCTTCCCCGAGCGCGAATGGGCCTCGACGATGGCGCACACGCTCCAGATGGAGGAGTTCATCACCAAGCATTCGGCGATCATGGACAAATATGATCCCGAGAAGAAGGTGATGCTTGCGGTCGACGAATGGGGCACGTGGTACGACCCGACCCCCGGATCGAACCCCGGCTTCCTCCAGCAGCAGAATTCGCTGCGCGATGCGGTGGTGGCGGGGCTCAACCTCAACATCTTCGCGCATCATGCCGATCGCGTGAAGATGGCGGCGATCGCGCAGCTGGTGAACGTGCTGCAGGCGATGCTGCTGACCGACGGCGCCAAGATGGTGAAGACCCCGACCTATCATGTCTTCGACATGTACCAGCCGTGGATGGACGCAACCACGCTGCCGATCGAGGTTGAATCGCCCTACTACCACAACGCCGAATTTGCGATGAAGGCGGTCAGCGCATCGGCGGTGCGCGACAAGAACGGGCAGGTGCATGTCGCGCTGGTCAACCTCGACCCCAACCGGCCGATGCCGATCTCGGTGGCGATGACCGGGGTGCAGGCGACCGGTGCGACCGGGCGTATCCTCACCGCCGAGGCGATGGACGCGCATAACAGCTTCGAGCGGCCCGACACTCTGGTGCCGGTGGCGTTCGATGGCGCGCAGATCGCGAACGGCACCTTGTCGGTGACGCTGCCGGCGAAGTCGGTGGTGGTGTTGGCGCTGCGCTAG
- a CDS encoding glycoside hydrolase 43 family protein yields MAGRRLGLGLALGMAATIAAANAGDGQALAQSATWTADNGNGTFTNPLFFDEFSDPDMIRVGDDFYLTGTTMHAMPGLPILHSRDLVNWKFVGYAMDKLDLGPDFRLEGGKNVYGRGIWAPSFRYRDGIFYIFTNINGQNSQIFSATSPGGPWKRTPMKRSLHDMSVLFDDDGKTWVVWGYQDIHLAQLDATLTDIVPGTERIIIRKGEGMGEGSHFYKFAGRYFITSAEWASPFRMPAARADTLTGPWEVNRAISIDEDFGQINGWRVAGNNEPITLVPPSTARGALALHQGGIIQTPAGEWWGWSMFEGNSVGRLTGLSPITWKDGWPYFGLPGNLGRTPRTWVKPALPVQPDRAPYARGDRFDGPELGAVWQWNHVPVDANWSLRARPGALRLTTLPASGFLQARNTLTQRAMGPQSAAVVEIDASGLRAGDVAGLALLNRPHASIAIERTGAGLALVVTDELRGEIARQPMPSERLWLRADGDFSTDQAQFAVSTDGRRFSNVGTPITMPYQLLTFQGVRYSLFAYNKGSKPGGHADFLDFAVNEPRAESRPAIPYGKHVRFTPIGAAGSPMLAQPLLVQQHPLGRVSLLHGGQALTVAKDGAVTMRRADGGVAQQFQWMEALTGGALLMSLETHRYLHVADDGSLRADSPGATADNKDRSRFSVR; encoded by the coding sequence ATGGCAGGACGACGTCTGGGGCTGGGGCTCGCGCTGGGCATGGCGGCGACGATCGCCGCGGCGAATGCGGGCGACGGACAGGCGCTGGCGCAATCGGCGACCTGGACCGCCGACAATGGCAACGGCACCTTCACCAATCCGCTGTTCTTCGACGAATTCTCCGACCCCGACATGATCCGCGTCGGCGACGATTTCTACCTCACCGGCACGACGATGCACGCGATGCCGGGGCTGCCGATCCTGCATTCGCGCGACCTGGTGAACTGGAAGTTCGTCGGCTACGCGATGGACAAGCTCGACCTCGGCCCCGATTTCCGGCTCGAGGGCGGCAAGAACGTCTATGGCCGCGGCATCTGGGCGCCGAGCTTCCGCTATCGCGACGGCATTTTCTACATCTTCACCAACATCAACGGGCAGAACAGCCAGATCTTCAGCGCGACGTCGCCGGGGGGACCGTGGAAGCGCACGCCGATGAAGCGCAGCCTGCACGACATGTCGGTGCTGTTCGACGACGACGGCAAGACCTGGGTGGTGTGGGGCTATCAGGACATTCATCTGGCGCAGCTCGACGCGACGCTGACCGACATCGTGCCCGGCACCGAGCGGATCATTATCCGCAAGGGCGAGGGGATGGGCGAAGGGTCGCATTTCTACAAATTCGCCGGGCGCTACTTCATCACCAGCGCCGAATGGGCGAGCCCGTTCCGCATGCCCGCGGCGCGCGCCGATACCTTGACCGGCCCCTGGGAAGTCAATCGCGCGATCAGCATCGACGAGGATTTCGGCCAGATCAACGGCTGGCGTGTCGCGGGCAACAACGAGCCGATCACGCTGGTGCCGCCGAGCACCGCGCGCGGCGCGCTGGCGCTGCACCAGGGCGGAATCATCCAGACCCCGGCGGGCGAATGGTGGGGCTGGTCGATGTTCGAGGGCAATTCGGTCGGGCGGCTGACCGGGCTGTCGCCGATCACCTGGAAGGACGGCTGGCCCTATTTCGGGCTGCCGGGCAATCTCGGGCGGACGCCGCGCACCTGGGTGAAACCCGCGCTGCCCGTCCAACCGGACCGCGCGCCCTATGCGCGCGGCGACCGTTTCGACGGACCCGAGCTCGGCGCGGTGTGGCAATGGAACCATGTGCCGGTCGACGCCAATTGGTCGCTGCGGGCACGGCCGGGGGCGTTGCGGCTGACCACCCTCCCCGCCTCCGGGTTCCTGCAGGCGCGCAACACGCTGACCCAGCGCGCGATGGGACCGCAATCGGCGGCGGTGGTAGAGATCGACGCGAGCGGTCTGCGCGCTGGCGACGTTGCGGGTCTGGCGCTGCTCAACCGTCCGCACGCGTCGATCGCGATCGAGCGCACTGGCGCAGGGCTCGCGCTGGTCGTAACCGACGAACTGCGCGGCGAAATCGCGCGGCAGCCGATGCCGTCTGAGCGCTTGTGGCTCCGCGCCGATGGCGATTTCTCGACCGACCAGGCGCAGTTCGCGGTGTCGACCGATGGCCGCCGCTTCAGCAATGTCGGCACGCCGATCACGATGCCGTACCAGCTGCTGACCTTCCAGGGCGTCCGCTACAGCCTGTTCGCGTACAACAAGGGCAGCAAGCCCGGCGGCCATGCCGATTTCCTCGACTTCGCGGTGAACGAGCCGCGCGCCGAGAGCCGCCCGGCCATCCCCTATGGCAAGCACGTACGCTTCACCCCGATCGGCGCAGCCGGATCGCCGATGCTCGCGCAACCGTTGCTCGTCCAGCAGCATCCGCTCGGGCGCGTGTCGCTGCTGCACGGGGGGCAGGCGCTGACGGTGGCGAAGGACGGCGCGGTCACGATGCGGCGCGCCGATGGCGGCGTCGCGCAGCAATTCCAGTGGATGGAGGCACTGACCGGCGGCGCCCTGCTGATGTCGCTCGAGACCCATCGCTATCTGCACGTCGCCGACGACGGCAGCCTGCGCGCCGACAGCCCGGGCGCGACCGCCGACAACAAGGACCGCAGCCGCTTTTCCGTGCGCTGA
- a CDS encoding sialate O-acetylesterase gives MMPSAVRRRCYWALAAASCAVAVGASAQVPTIATPMGDHAVLQRDRPIVVAGTAKPGERLTVKLGTQSLRVRAAADGAWQAKLAPQKAGGPYRLDVTGANGTASASDLMIGDVWLCSGQSNMEYPLKSALNGEGLVQAAGDPDIRLLSMAQRVGLTADEALPERPKWQAATSESAADFSAACLLMVKALKAEAKVPMGAIDSSWGGTRIRPWIAAADARKLPDTAADVDLLALYARDRTAAIRQYADQWGGWWRAKTGDAVGAEPWAAPDKRQWKPVPRIGVWQDYGDPQTAKSGGHVWFRNRFDLAAAPTGDALIELGGVDEIDVVWVNGVAVGSTFGWGSPRSYTVPASVLRQGSNEVIVSVGDSWQTGGMVGPAEAIRITPAGGAPVPLGKGWRYSVETADLGRAPRMPWESHAGVSTLYNGMIAPLGPIALKGAAWYQGESDAGMPGYDARMAALMAGWRRQFGDPQLPFVIVGLANFGAPPTTPQESGWAVVRDEQRRAALADGHAAIVTAIDIGEPTDIHPANKNDLAKRMAQAASVLAYGAKLPPSGPLPLHARHAGSDVVVTFEGVKGRLAASSAAGPIGFELCGPTSCRFAEARAQGSTVRLKGDGQPVDRVRYAWADAPVVNLFDEAPLPAVPFELPVGAE, from the coding sequence ATGATGCCATCCGCCGTACGTCGCCGCTGCTATTGGGCGCTCGCCGCCGCGTCTTGCGCCGTCGCGGTCGGGGCGTCGGCGCAGGTGCCGACGATCGCGACGCCGATGGGCGATCATGCGGTGTTGCAACGCGATCGGCCGATCGTCGTCGCGGGCACCGCAAAGCCGGGCGAACGGCTGACGGTCAAGCTCGGCACCCAAAGCTTGCGCGTACGCGCCGCCGCCGATGGCGCCTGGCAGGCCAAGCTGGCGCCGCAAAAGGCGGGCGGGCCGTACCGGCTCGACGTGACCGGCGCAAACGGTACCGCGAGCGCGAGCGATCTGATGATCGGCGATGTCTGGCTGTGCTCGGGCCAGTCGAACATGGAATATCCGCTCAAGTCGGCGCTCAACGGCGAAGGACTCGTCCAGGCCGCCGGCGATCCCGACATCCGGCTGCTGTCGATGGCGCAGCGCGTCGGGCTCACCGCCGACGAAGCACTGCCCGAACGCCCCAAGTGGCAGGCAGCGACCTCCGAAAGCGCAGCCGATTTCTCCGCCGCGTGCCTGTTGATGGTCAAGGCGCTCAAGGCCGAGGCGAAGGTGCCGATGGGGGCGATCGATTCGAGCTGGGGCGGGACGCGGATCCGCCCGTGGATCGCCGCCGCAGATGCGCGCAAGCTCCCCGACACCGCCGCCGACGTCGACCTGCTCGCGCTGTACGCACGCGACCGCACCGCGGCGATCCGCCAATATGCCGACCAATGGGGCGGATGGTGGCGCGCCAAGACCGGCGACGCGGTCGGCGCCGAACCCTGGGCCGCGCCCGACAAGCGCCAGTGGAAGCCGGTGCCCAGGATCGGCGTCTGGCAGGACTATGGCGACCCGCAGACCGCCAAATCGGGCGGGCATGTGTGGTTCCGCAATCGCTTCGACCTTGCCGCCGCGCCCACCGGCGACGCGTTGATCGAATTGGGCGGGGTCGACGAGATCGATGTCGTGTGGGTCAACGGCGTCGCGGTCGGATCGACCTTCGGCTGGGGAAGCCCGCGCAGCTACACCGTGCCCGCATCGGTGCTGCGCCAGGGAAGCAACGAGGTGATCGTGTCGGTCGGCGACAGCTGGCAGACCGGTGGCATGGTCGGCCCCGCCGAGGCGATCCGCATCACCCCGGCGGGCGGCGCGCCGGTGCCGCTGGGCAAGGGCTGGCGCTATTCGGTCGAGACCGCCGATCTGGGGCGCGCGCCGCGGATGCCGTGGGAAAGCCATGCCGGCGTCTCGACGCTCTACAACGGCATGATCGCGCCGCTCGGCCCGATCGCGCTGAAGGGCGCCGCCTGGTATCAGGGTGAATCGGATGCCGGCATGCCGGGCTACGACGCGCGGATGGCGGCGCTGATGGCCGGGTGGCGGCGCCAGTTCGGCGATCCGCAGCTTCCCTTCGTCATCGTCGGGCTCGCCAATTTCGGCGCGCCACCGACCACGCCGCAGGAAAGCGGCTGGGCGGTGGTGCGTGATGAACAGCGCCGCGCCGCGCTCGCCGATGGTCATGCCGCGATCGTCACCGCGATCGATATCGGCGAGCCGACCGACATCCACCCGGCGAACAAGAACGACCTGGCCAAGCGCATGGCGCAGGCGGCATCGGTGCTCGCTTATGGCGCGAAGCTGCCGCCCTCGGGACCGTTGCCGCTGCACGCGCGGCACGCCGGCAGCGATGTCGTCGTGACCTTCGAAGGGGTAAAGGGCAGACTGGCGGCATCGAGCGCGGCGGGGCCGATCGGCTTCGAGCTGTGCGGTCCGACCAGCTGTCGCTTCGCCGAGGCGCGGGCGCAGGGCAGCACCGTCCGGCTCAAGGGCGACGGCCAGCCGGTCGACCGCGTCCGCTATGCCTGGGCCGATGCGCCGGTCGTGAACCTGTTCGACGAAGCTCCGCTGCCTGCCGTACCGTTCGAGTTGCCCGTAGGAGCCGAATGA
- a CDS encoding glycoside hydrolase family 43 protein produces MMIAAKRLTLRTLTSAIALLAVGGAVTPAATIGAPVVQAQSKPAPAPGSNPLFRDKFTADPAPLVVGDRLYLYVGHDEAERDQMFNMRDWLVYSTTDMKTWTDHGSIMKVSDFKWAKQDAWAAQTIEKNGKFWFFATVEHDATHPGKAIGVAVADKPTGPFVDAKGTALITNEMTPKGTHSWEDIDPTVLTDDDGTTWIAWGNRQAYIAKLKPNMIEIDGPIREITPPHFEEGPWLHKRGGLYYLTYASLDRKTHRDERISYSTATSLDGPWTHRGELTGSGKDSFTIHPGIAEFKNNWYLFAHNASLTIGELKGSIGRRAVTAEHLQYDTNGLMKPVVQTDAGISVPPPSD; encoded by the coding sequence ATGATGATCGCCGCCAAGCGCCTCACGCTTCGCACCCTTACATCGGCGATCGCGCTGCTCGCCGTAGGCGGTGCGGTGACGCCCGCCGCCACGATCGGCGCGCCGGTGGTGCAGGCGCAGAGCAAGCCCGCACCCGCCCCCGGATCGAACCCGTTGTTCCGCGACAAGTTCACCGCCGATCCGGCGCCGCTGGTCGTCGGCGACCGGCTGTATCTGTATGTCGGGCATGACGAAGCCGAGCGCGACCAGATGTTCAACATGCGCGACTGGCTGGTCTATTCGACGACCGACATGAAGACCTGGACCGACCACGGATCGATCATGAAGGTGTCGGACTTCAAATGGGCCAAGCAGGACGCCTGGGCCGCGCAGACGATCGAGAAGAACGGCAAATTCTGGTTCTTTGCCACGGTCGAGCACGACGCCACGCATCCGGGCAAGGCGATCGGGGTGGCGGTCGCGGACAAGCCGACCGGCCCCTTCGTCGATGCCAAGGGAACGGCGCTGATCACCAACGAGATGACCCCCAAGGGTACGCATAGCTGGGAGGATATCGACCCGACGGTGCTCACCGACGACGACGGTACCACCTGGATCGCCTGGGGTAATCGCCAGGCCTATATCGCCAAGCTCAAACCCAACATGATCGAGATCGACGGGCCGATCCGCGAGATCACCCCGCCGCATTTCGAGGAAGGGCCGTGGCTGCACAAGCGCGGGGGCCTCTACTACCTGACCTATGCCTCGCTCGACCGGAAGACGCATCGCGACGAACGGATTTCCTATTCGACCGCGACCTCGCTCGACGGCCCCTGGACGCATCGCGGCGAGTTGACCGGATCGGGCAAAGACAGCTTCACGATCCATCCCGGAATCGCCGAATTCAAGAACAACTGGTATCTGTTCGCGCACAACGCATCGCTGACGATCGGCGAACTAAAAGGCTCGATCGGTCGCCGCGCGGTGACCGCCGAGCACCTCCAATATGACACCAACGGCTTGATGAAGCCGGTGGTGCAGACCGATGCCGGCATCTCGGTGCCGCCACCTAGCGACTAG
- the cysS gene encoding cysteine--tRNA ligase has product MNAAPLKLYNSLTRSIEPFAPIDPAGPVRVYTCGPTVYNYQHIGNMRAFLFADTLGRVLRWKGYGLKHIINITDVGHLTSDADAGDDKMEKAAAAQAKSIWEIAAHYTQVFKADVARLNIPPPAKWTVATDYVPQMIAFAQRIAAQHCYELDSGLYFDVSSVPDYGRLARQATDAGESRIDPVGGKRNPQDFAIWRKTPAGESRQMEWDSPWGRGAPGWHLECSVMSNAQLGHPFDIHTGGIDHREIHHPNEIAQNQAFCGCTDTEPGFTGARMWMHNNFLVDRAGKMSKSAGEFLTLQTLVDRGIHPLSYRLMCLSAHYRSELEFTWEGAIAAQTRLKRLVQTIEKLRAAPEKPSRTTADAYRSRFDEALSDDLNTPRALPVLDELLADKALSPADRLAAAEAFDAALGLELATLTRADLRVRPATATIDAADIEARLAERREARAAKDFARSDALRDELAAAGVEVMDGDPLSWDWKL; this is encoded by the coding sequence ATGAACGCCGCCCCCTTGAAGCTCTACAACTCGCTCACCCGCAGCATCGAACCCTTCGCGCCGATCGACCCCGCCGGGCCGGTGCGCGTCTACACCTGCGGCCCGACGGTCTATAATTACCAGCATATCGGCAATATGCGCGCGTTCCTGTTCGCCGATACGCTCGGGCGCGTGCTCCGCTGGAAGGGCTATGGCCTCAAGCACATCATCAACATCACCGATGTCGGCCACCTGACCTCGGACGCCGATGCCGGCGACGACAAGATGGAGAAGGCCGCCGCCGCGCAGGCCAAATCAATCTGGGAAATCGCCGCGCATTATACCCAGGTGTTCAAGGCCGATGTCGCGCGGCTCAACATCCCCCCGCCAGCGAAATGGACCGTGGCGACCGACTATGTGCCGCAGATGATCGCCTTTGCGCAGCGGATCGCGGCGCAGCATTGCTACGAGCTCGACAGCGGGCTCTATTTCGACGTGTCGAGCGTGCCCGATTATGGCCGGCTGGCACGCCAGGCCACCGATGCGGGCGAAAGCCGGATCGACCCGGTCGGCGGCAAGCGCAACCCGCAGGATTTCGCGATCTGGCGCAAGACCCCGGCGGGTGAGAGCCGCCAGATGGAATGGGATTCGCCCTGGGGTCGCGGCGCGCCGGGCTGGCATCTCGAATGCTCGGTGATGAGCAACGCGCAGCTCGGCCACCCGTTCGACATCCACACCGGCGGGATCGACCATCGCGAAATTCACCACCCCAACGAGATCGCGCAGAACCAGGCGTTTTGCGGCTGCACCGATACAGAGCCAGGCTTCACCGGCGCGCGGATGTGGATGCACAACAACTTCCTGGTCGATCGCGCGGGCAAGATGTCGAAGTCGGCGGGCGAATTCCTGACGCTGCAGACGTTGGTCGATCGCGGCATCCATCCGCTGTCATACCGGCTGATGTGCCTTAGCGCGCACTATCGCAGCGAGCTCGAGTTCACCTGGGAGGGCGCGATCGCCGCGCAGACTAGGTTGAAGCGGTTGGTGCAGACCATCGAGAAACTGCGGGCGGCGCCCGAGAAGCCTTCGCGGACGACCGCCGATGCCTATCGCTCGCGGTTCGACGAGGCGCTGTCGGATGACCTGAATACGCCGCGGGCGCTGCCGGTGCTCGATGAATTGCTGGCCGACAAGGCACTGTCGCCTGCCGATCGGCTAGCCGCAGCCGAGGCGTTCGACGCGGCGCTCGGACTGGAGCTGGCGACGCTCACCCGCGCCGATCTGCGCGTCCGTCCGGCGACGGCGACGATCGATGCTGCCGATATCGAGGCCAGGCTCGCCGAGCGCCGCGAGGCGCGCGCCGCGAAGGACTTTGCCCGCTCGGATGCGCTGCGCGACGAGTTGGCAGCGGCCGGGGTCGAAGTGATGGACGGCGACCCGCTGAGCTGGGATTGGAAGCTATAA
- a CDS encoding D-2-hydroxyacid dehydrogenase yields the protein MKTLLPALARPLLEPHLPPGLDLHWFATRAEAEAAIVDADIAWVDMQNPQDSAEVAALGARLRWLSTMRAGIDAYDTALLRRRGTVMTNGTGLNPVAVAEYALLGILAAAKRYDEVVRIADRHDWPTVAPGTVELAGSSALIIGYGTIGRLIGERLAAFGVAVTGVTRSGRDGTLTPDGWKARIADYDWIVLAAPSTGETAALLGAPEFAAMKRSAWVINMARGDMIAQPALIEALTKHRIAGAFLDTVDPEPLPADHPLWSAPNALHSMHLSGRSQTTMFSRAATLFLENLAAFRAGEPLRNVVDLEAGY from the coding sequence ATGAAAACCCTCCTCCCCGCGCTTGCCCGGCCGTTGCTCGAGCCGCATCTCCCGCCCGGCCTCGACCTGCACTGGTTCGCCACCCGCGCCGAGGCCGAGGCGGCGATTGTCGATGCCGATATCGCCTGGGTCGACATGCAGAACCCGCAGGATTCGGCCGAGGTCGCGGCGCTCGGCGCACGGCTGCGGTGGCTGTCGACGATGCGCGCGGGGATCGATGCCTATGACACCGCGCTGCTCCGCCGGCGCGGGACGGTGATGACCAACGGCACCGGACTCAATCCGGTCGCGGTCGCCGAATATGCGCTGCTCGGCATCCTTGCCGCTGCCAAGCGTTATGACGAGGTCGTCCGGATCGCCGACCGCCACGATTGGCCGACCGTCGCCCCGGGCACCGTCGAACTCGCGGGCAGCAGCGCGTTGATCATCGGCTATGGCACGATCGGTCGGCTGATCGGCGAGCGGCTGGCGGCGTTCGGCGTCGCGGTGACCGGGGTCACGCGATCGGGCCGCGACGGCACGCTGACCCCCGATGGCTGGAAGGCGCGCATCGCCGACTATGATTGGATCGTTCTCGCCGCGCCCTCGACCGGCGAAACCGCGGCGCTGCTAGGCGCGCCCGAATTCGCCGCGATGAAGCGCAGCGCCTGGGTCATCAACATGGCGCGCGGCGACATGATCGCCCAGCCGGCGCTGATCGAGGCGCTCACCAAGCACCGGATCGCCGGGGCGTTCCTCGACACCGTCGATCCCGAGCCGCTCCCCGCCGACCACCCCTTATGGTCCGCGCCCAACGCGCTGCACTCGATGCATCTTTCGGGCCGCAGCCAGACGACGATGTTCAGCCGTGCAGCCACGCTGTTCCTCGAAAACCTCGCTGCGTTCCGCGCGGGCGAACCGCTGCGCAACGTCGTCGATCTCGAGGCGGGCTATTGA